The sequence below is a genomic window from Gemmatimonadales bacterium.
GACGCGAAGCTGTTCGACTGGCTGACGACGCTCTATCCCGTGTGGGCGGGCCTCGACGAGGAGGCCGTCCACCTCGCGGCGCTGGTGGGCATGGCGGAGCTGATGCTCTCCGGGTGCACCACCACCTCCGACCACCACTACCTCTTCCCGCGAGGTCGCACGCGCCTCATCGACGCCGAGATCGCGGCGGCGCGCGCCATCGGCATCCGCTTCCATGCCACGCGCGGCTCGATGAGCGTCGGCCGGTCGAAGGGCGGCCTGCCGCCCGATGCGGTCGTGCAGGACGAGGAGGAGATCCTCGCCGACTCGGAGCGCGTGATCCGCGCCTATCACGATCCCCGCCGCGGCGCGATGCTCCGCGTCGCGCTCGCGCCGTGCTCGCCGTTCTCCGTCTCGCCGCGGCTGATGCGCGAGACCGCCGAGCTGGCCGAGCGGCACGAGGTGCGGCTCCACACCCACCTGGCCGAGACGCTCGACGAGGAACGGTACTGCCTGCGCCGCTTCAAGCGCCGGCCGGTCCAGTTCCTCGCCGACGCCGGCTGGCTGACCGACCGGACGTGGATCGCGCACGGCGTGCACTTCAGCCGCCCCGAGATCCGGCGGCTGGGGCGCGAGCGGATCGGCGTGGCGCACTGCCCCACCTCCAACATGCGCCTCGGCTCCGGCATCGCGCCGGTGCACGCCCTGGCGGCGGCCGGCTGCCCGGTCGGCCTCGGGGTGGACGGCAGCGCCTCCAACGACAGCTCCCACCTCCTGGCCGAGGCCCGGCAGGCCCTGCTGCTCGGCCGGGTGGCCCGCGGCGCCGACGCCGTGAAGGTCTCGGACGCCCTGCGCATGGCGACCCGCGGGGGCGCGGCCTGCCTGGGCCGGGACGACGTCGGCTCCCTCGAGCCCGGCCGGCGGGCCGACGTGGCGCTGTTCGACCTCAGGGACCCGGGCTACAGCGGCGCCGGCGATCCGCTCCTGGCCCTCCTGCTGTGCGCCCCGACGCGCGTGCACACGCTCGTGGTGGACGGGCGGCCGGTGATCGAAGACGGCGAGCTGAGGACCCTGGCGCTGGAGCCGGTGCTGAGGCGGCACCGGAAGGTCGCCGCCCGGCTGCTGGGCGGCCCCCGCTCGCGGCGCTGACCGGCGCCAGGCCCCGGACTTGACGCCGGGCTGACGCCCGGACCCGAGCCTCGTGCGAAGCGCGGCGACCGGCCTGGAGCCTGAGGAGGCGGCGATGGACGCCCTCGCGCTCGATCACGAGACGCTGTACCGGCTCCCGTGGAGCACGTCCGACAACGCGATCGCGTGGTACGAGCCCACCGCGATGTGCAACCTCGCGTGCGAGGGGTGCTACCGGGACAACGTCAAGGACTCCCACAAGCCGCTCGACCTGGTGCGCCGGGAGCTGGACGCCTTGCGGCGGCTGCGCACCTCGGACTGCATGAACATCGCGGGCGGCGACCCGCTGATGCACCCCGAGATCGTCGCCATCGTCGCCGAGGTGAGGCGTCGCGGCTGGAAGCCGATCCTGGTGACGAACGGCATCCTGCTCACCCCGGAGCTGCTCCGGGCCCTCAAGCGCGCCGGCGCGTTCGGATTCACGTTCCACGTGGACAGCAAGCAGGGCCGTCCGGGCCGCTGGCGGGGCAAGAGCGAGCAGGACTTGAACGGGCTGCGCCAGGCGTACGCCGCGATGCTGGCCGCGGCGGGCGGCCTCGTCTGCAGCTTCGACTGCACGGTCTACCCGGACACGCTGTGCGACGTGCCGGCGCTGGTGGACTGGGCGCAGCGCAACATCGACATCGTGCAGAACATGGTCTTCATCGCCGTCCGCCGGCTGCACGCCGACCTGCCGTACCGGTGGACGGTGAACGGCATGCCCGTGGCGCGCGAAGGGCTGGCCTACTTCTCCGACGGCCCGCGCGCGCCGGCGCTCCTGTCCACCGATCTCCTCCGGGTGGTGCGCAAGACCTTCCCGGACTTCGCGCCCTGCGCCTACCTCGGCGGCACCGTCCGGCCCGGCGCCTTCAAATGGATGCTCACCGAGCGGGTCGGGAACACGCGGGAGCTGTTCGGCTACGCGGGCCCGAAGTTCCTGGAGCTGGTGATGGCGGGGCACCACCTGCTCACGGGCCGCTACCTCTCGCACCTCCGGCCGCGTCTGCCGGGCGCGCGCGCGACCGTGCTCGCGATGGCGCCCTTCGACCGCGGGCTGCGACGGGCGGCGGGCCGGCTGCTGGCCTCGCTGGTCCGCCGGCCGGCCGGGATCTTCCGGCGGGCCTGCTTCCAGACCGTGATGTTCATCCAGCCGGTGGACTTCCTGCCGGGCGGGGAGCAGGACATGTGCGACGGCTGCCCCGACGCCACGATCTGGGAGGACCGGATCGTGTGGTCCTGCCGGCTCGGGGAGCTGACGCGGTTCGGGTCGTTCCTGGAGAGCACTCCGCAGCGCTCGCAGCCCGCCTGACCGCCGCCGCTCCATCCGGCCGCAGCCGCGGGCGCAGACCCGATTCGGCGGGTCCGGCCGCCGGCTCTCCGTCTAGCTCAGCACCACCTCCTCCGCCGGCGGGCGGAGGTTGTAGTGCGACGCCATGGCGTGGCCGTACGCGCCCGCGTTGCCGATCAGGAGCACGTCGCCCGGCGCCGGCGAGGCGAGCCAGCGGTCGCGGCCCAGGACGTCGCCGCTCTCGCAGATCGGCCCCACCACCTGCGCGAACAGGTCCGGCGCCGCCGGATGGCGCGTGAGGTTCACGATCGGGTGCCAGGCGCCGTACAGCGCCGGGCGGATGAGCGAGTTCATCCCCGTGGCCACGCCGACGAACACCGTGCGCGCCTTGCGGCGCACCTGGGTCACGGGCACGAGCAGCACGCCCGCCTCGGCCACGGCGTAGCGCCCTGGCTCGAGCCGCAGCTCGACGCCCGGCAGCGCCGCGGCGATCGGCGCGAGTCCGGCCTCGACCGCGTCGAGGTCCAGCTCCGGCTGTCCGGGGCGTTCGGGGACGCCGAGGCCGCCGCCCAGGTCGATCCACCGCAGCGCACCGCCGGCCTTCGCCGCGAGCGACGCGAGCAGGCGCGCCAGCGCCGGCCACGCGCCGGGCTCCAGGATGCCGCTGCCGAGGTGCGCGTGCAGGCCGACGATGCGCGCGCCTGCGGTCTCCAGCGCCGCGCGCAGCCCCTCCAGCTCCTCCGGCGGCAGCCCGAACTTCGAGCCCGGCCCGCCGGTCCGCACCTTCTCGTGGTGCCCGGCACCCCAGCCGGGATCGAGGCGCACGGCCACGCCGCGGTCGCGCAGCAGCGCCGGGTCGTCCTCACACAGCTGCGCACCGTCGATCGTCAGCTCGGCGCCGAGTGCCGCGGCGCGCCGGTACTCGTCCACCGGACAGAAATTGGGCGTGAAGAGGAGCGGCGCCCCGGAGCCGAGCCGGTCGCGCGCGGCCTCCACCTCCTGGATCGAGACGCACTCGATGCCGAAGCCCTCGGCGCTCAGCGCGTCCAGGATGGCGGGGTGCGGGTTGGCCTTCATCGAGTAGTAGAAGCGGCTCACGGCCGGCAGGTGGCGGCGCAGCCGCCGGGCGCGCTCGCGCACCGTCGCGAGGTCGTACACGTAGCGCGCGCGGCCGTCGGCCGCGAGGGCCAGCAGGTCGCCGCGGCGGCGCTCCCACCACAGCGCCGCGGGCGCCGGGGCGGGTGCGCCCCGCAGCCGCTCCCAGGTCGGACCGAGGCGCGGGTCGTCGCCGCGCGCGGCGAACAGCAGGTCGTGCAGCCGCCGCACCAGCGGCGTGCCCTCCTCCTCGTCCACCACGAACGAGAGGTTGAGATCCTCCGCGGAGTTGCTGATGAGGTGGACGGGTCGCTCCTGGAAAGCCGTGAGCGCCGGCGCGATCTCCCCCAGCGTGGCCCGGATGCGGCGGCCGACGATGGACACGACCGCGCAGGGGTGAATCACCCGCACCTCGCCGAGCTCCCCCAATCCCGCCAGCAGCCGCTTGAAGACGCGCCCCTCCACCCCGCCCGGCAGCGAGTCGAGGGTCACGCTGATCGCCGCCTCCGACGTGCCGACGAGGTCCACCGAGATGCCCAGCTCCTCGAACGGCGCGAAGAAGCGCGCCAGGAAGCCCGGCGTGTCCCACATCGCCACCGTCGAGAGGCTCAGGAGCGTGCCGCCGCGGCGGCAGGTGACGGCGGTGACCGCCGGCTGCGCCTCGCTCTCGCCCTCGATCCGCGTGCCGGCCATCTCCGGGTGCGGCGTGCAGCGGATGTGGACGGGGATGCCGTGGCGCGCCGCCGGGTCGAGACACGGCGGATGCAGGACCTTGGCGCCGAGCGACGCCAGCTCGCGCGCCTCGCGGTAGCCGATGCTGCGGATCAGGCGCGCCGCGGGCACTTCCCGCGGGTCGGCGGTGAACAGCCCCGGCACGTCGGTCCAGATCTCCAGCGCTTCCGCGCCCGCCAGGGCCGCCAGGAGCGACGCCGAGGTGTCGCTGCCGCCGCGGCCCAGCAGGCACGTGTCCCCCTCCGGCGTCCGCGCGATGAATCCCTGCGTGATCACGACGCGCGCGTCCCCGGCAACGGCCGCGAGCCGCTCCGGGGCGCGCTCCGACGGCACCGTCGCCGCCAGGTAGCGGCGCTCGTCGGCGTCCAGCGGACGCGGCGCACTCCGGAGCAGGTCGCGGGCGTCGAGCCACCGGGCCCGGAGCCCCAGCGACTCCAGGATCGCCACGCCGAGCCGCGTGGCCGCCAGCTCGCCGATCGCGAGCAGCCGCGCCACCAGGCGCGGCGGCGCCTCGCCGGTGAGCCACACGCCCTGCACCAGGCGTCCCGCCTCTTCCAGCGCCACGCGCACGGGCTCGAGCGCGGGCCCGGCGGGGTCGAGGCCGGCCGCGGCCGCCAGATCGGCGTGGACTCGGCCCACCCGGGCCAGGTCCTCGCCCTCGCCCCCGGTGCGCGCCGCCGTGACTGCCCGCTCCAGGAGGTCGGTCACGCCCGCCAGGGCCGAGCACACCACCACCACGCGCCGCTCCTGGGCGCGCGCCGCCGCCTCGCCGGCGATGGTCCGCCAGCCCGCGACCGACGCCACCGACGTCCCGCCGAACTTCAGCACGACCCACGGCTCGTCCACCGACCCCCCTTTCGGCCCGGGAACGCCCTCGCCCGCGCTGCGGCGTGGCTCGGCCGCCGGGCCGCCGTTTCCGTCCCGGCGCGCGCGCCCGCCCTTCTTGCGCACCGGCCCGGCGCGGAGCGAGGTTAGCAAGCTTATGAGGAATCGCCATGTTTGACCAACTGCGCGCTTTCCATCGTCCCTCCTCCGTCGCCGCCGCCCTTCGCCTGTTCGCATCCGAGCGCCGTGCCGGCGGCCGGGGGAGGTTCGTCGCCGGCGGCACCGACCTGGTGGTCCAGGGCGATCGCTCGCTGCGCTTCCTGGTGGACCTGACGCGACTGCCGCTCCGCTACGTCAAGAAGCGCGGGCGCGGCTGGGCCATCGGTGCGACCTCCACGCTGTCGGACCTCGAGCACGCCCCGGCGCTGGCGGGCCTGGCGGGCGGCATTCTCGCCGAGGCCGCGGGCACGGCGGGCTCCCGCCAGATCCGCACCATGGGCACGGCGGGCGGCAACCTCGCCAACGCCTCCCCCGCGAGCGACCTCGCGCCGCCGCTGCTGGTGCTCGACGCCCGGCTGGTTCTCGCGGGCCGGGGCGGGCGCCGCACCGTGCCGCTCGAGCGGTTCTTCCGGGGCGTGAACCGCACCGTCCTCGACGGCGGCCTTCTGGTGGAGATCGTGATCCCGCCGCCGCCCGCGCCGAGGGGCGGGAGGGGGGGGGCCGCCTGGTCGTTCCAGAAGCTCGGGCGCCTCGCGAGCGACATCGCCGTGGTGAACGCGGCGGCCGGCGTGGCCGTGGACGCGGGCGGCCGCTGCACCTGGGCGCGCATCGCGCTCGGCGCCGTGGCACCGACGCCGATGCGGGCGCGGCGCGCGGAGGCCGCGCTGGTCGGGAAGCCGTTCACTCGCGCCGCCGCGGACGCGGCAGCGGCGCAGGCCGCCGGGGAGACGCGGCCGGTCACCGACGTGCGCGGGACGGCGGCCTATCGGCGCGAGATGAGCCGGGTGCTCGTCGCGCGCGCCCTGGGGGAGTGTCTCGAGCAGCTCGGGAGGCCCTGGTGAGCGACCTCGTGATCCACCTGAGGGTCAACGGCGAGCCGCGGCGCTGGACCGTGGCGCCGGGCGACCTGCTGCTGGACGTGCTCCGCCGCGAAGGGTACTGGG
It includes:
- a CDS encoding 8-oxoguanine deaminase — protein: MSPRAPRPRSLLIRDVELLVTMDERDRRIPGGYLYAEDGEIRSVGARVPAGLRAERTIRAPFAIALPGLVNTHHHLCQTLTRAHPGAADAKLFDWLTTLYPVWAGLDEEAVHLAALVGMAELMLSGCTTTSDHHYLFPRGRTRLIDAEIAAARAIGIRFHATRGSMSVGRSKGGLPPDAVVQDEEEILADSERVIRAYHDPRRGAMLRVALAPCSPFSVSPRLMRETAELAERHEVRLHTHLAETLDEERYCLRRFKRRPVQFLADAGWLTDRTWIAHGVHFSRPEIRRLGRERIGVAHCPTSNMRLGSGIAPVHALAAAGCPVGLGVDGSASNDSSHLLAEARQALLLGRVARGADAVKVSDALRMATRGGAACLGRDDVGSLEPGRRADVALFDLRDPGYSGAGDPLLALLLCAPTRVHTLVVDGRPVIEDGELRTLALEPVLRRHRKVAARLLGGPRSRR
- a CDS encoding radical SAM protein, whose product is MDALALDHETLYRLPWSTSDNAIAWYEPTAMCNLACEGCYRDNVKDSHKPLDLVRRELDALRRLRTSDCMNIAGGDPLMHPEIVAIVAEVRRRGWKPILVTNGILLTPELLRALKRAGAFGFTFHVDSKQGRPGRWRGKSEQDLNGLRQAYAAMLAAAGGLVCSFDCTVYPDTLCDVPALVDWAQRNIDIVQNMVFIAVRRLHADLPYRWTVNGMPVAREGLAYFSDGPRAPALLSTDLLRVVRKTFPDFAPCAYLGGTVRPGAFKWMLTERVGNTRELFGYAGPKFLELVMAGHHLLTGRYLSHLRPRLPGARATVLAMAPFDRGLRRAAGRLLASLVRRPAGIFRRACFQTVMFIQPVDFLPGGEQDMCDGCPDATIWEDRIVWSCRLGELTRFGSFLESTPQRSQPA
- a CDS encoding bifunctional aspartate kinase/diaminopimelate decarboxylase, with the translated sequence MDEPWVVLKFGGTSVASVAGWRTIAGEAAARAQERRVVVVCSALAGVTDLLERAVTAARTGGEGEDLARVGRVHADLAAAAGLDPAGPALEPVRVALEEAGRLVQGVWLTGEAPPRLVARLLAIGELAATRLGVAILESLGLRARWLDARDLLRSAPRPLDADERRYLAATVPSERAPERLAAVAGDARVVITQGFIARTPEGDTCLLGRGGSDTSASLLAALAGAEALEIWTDVPGLFTADPREVPAARLIRSIGYREARELASLGAKVLHPPCLDPAARHGIPVHIRCTPHPEMAGTRIEGESEAQPAVTAVTCRRGGTLLSLSTVAMWDTPGFLARFFAPFEELGISVDLVGTSEAAISVTLDSLPGGVEGRVFKRLLAGLGELGEVRVIHPCAVVSIVGRRIRATLGEIAPALTAFQERPVHLISNSAEDLNLSFVVDEEEGTPLVRRLHDLLFAARGDDPRLGPTWERLRGAPAPAPAALWWERRRGDLLALAADGRARYVYDLATVRERARRLRRHLPAVSRFYYSMKANPHPAILDALSAEGFGIECVSIQEVEAARDRLGSGAPLLFTPNFCPVDEYRRAAALGAELTIDGAQLCEDDPALLRDRGVAVRLDPGWGAGHHEKVRTGGPGSKFGLPPEELEGLRAALETAGARIVGLHAHLGSGILEPGAWPALARLLASLAAKAGGALRWIDLGGGLGVPERPGQPELDLDAVEAGLAPIAAALPGVELRLEPGRYAVAEAGVLLVPVTQVRRKARTVFVGVATGMNSLIRPALYGAWHPIVNLTRHPAAPDLFAQVVGPICESGDVLGRDRWLASPAPGDVLLIGNAGAYGHAMASHYNLRPPAEEVVLS
- a CDS encoding FAD binding domain-containing protein translates to MFDQLRAFHRPSSVAAALRLFASERRAGGRGRFVAGGTDLVVQGDRSLRFLVDLTRLPLRYVKKRGRGWAIGATSTLSDLEHAPALAGLAGGILAEAAGTAGSRQIRTMGTAGGNLANASPASDLAPPLLVLDARLVLAGRGGRRTVPLERFFRGVNRTVLDGGLLVEIVIPPPPAPRGGRGGAAWSFQKLGRLASDIAVVNAAAGVAVDAGGRCTWARIALGAVAPTPMRARRAEAALVGKPFTRAAADAAAAQAAGETRPVTDVRGTAAYRREMSRVLVARALGECLEQLGRPW